One region of Camelus bactrianus isolate YW-2024 breed Bactrian camel chromosome 22, ASM4877302v1, whole genome shotgun sequence genomic DNA includes:
- the BRD4 gene encoding bromodomain-containing protein 4 isoform X5 — translation MSAESGPGTRLRNLPVMGDGLETTQMSTTQAQAQPQQANTASTNPPPPETSNPNKPKRQTNQLQYLLKVVLKTLWKHQFAWPFQQPVDAVKLNLPDYYKIIKTPMDMGTIKKRLENNYYWNAQECIQDFNTMFTNCYIYNKPGDDIVLMAEALEKLFLQKINELPTEETEIMIVQAKGRGRGRKEAGTAKPGVSTVPNATQASTPPQTQTPQQNAPSVQATPHPFPTVTPDLIVQTPVMTVVPPQPLQTPPPVPPQPPPPPAPAPQPVQSHPPIIAATPQPVKTKKGVKRKADTTTPTTIDPIHEPPSLPPEPKTTKLGPRRESSRPVKPPKKDVPDSQQHPAPDKSSKVSEQLKCCSGILKEMFAKKHAAYAWPFYKPVDVEALGLHDYCDIIKHPMDMSTIKSKLEAREYRDAQEFGADVRLMFSNCYKYNPPDHEVVAMARKLQDVFEMRFAKMPDEPEEPVVAVSSPAVPPPTKVVAPPSSSDSSSDSSSDSDSSTDDSEEERAQRLAELQEQLKAVHEQLAALSQPQQNKPKKKEKDKKEKKKEKHKKKEEVEENKKSKAKELPPKKTKKNNSSNSNTSKKEPAPMKSKPPPAYESEEEDKCKPMSYEEKRQLSLDINKLPGEKLGRVVHIIQSREPSLKNSNPDEIEIDFETLKPSTLRELERYVTSCLRKKRKPQAEKVDVIAGSSKMKGFSSSESESTSESSSSDSEDSETGPA, via the exons ATGTCTGCGGAGAGCGGTCCTGGGACAAGACTGAGAAATCTGCCAGTAATGGGGGATGGACTAGAAACTACCCAGATGTCTACAACGCAGGCCCAGGCCCAACCCCAGCAAGCCAACACAGCCAGCACCAATCCCCCGCCCCCGGAGACTTCCAACCCCAACAAGCCCAAGAGACAGACCAACCAACTGCAATATCTGCTCAAAGTGGTGCTCAAGACACTATGGAAACACCAATTTGCGTGGCCTTTCCAGCAGCCTGTGGACGCCGTCAAGCTAAACCTCCCT GATTACTATAAGATCATTAAAACGCCTATGGATATGGGAACAATAAAGAAGCGCTTGGAAAACAACTATTACTGGAATGCTCAGGAATGTATCCAGGACTTCAACACTATGTTTACAAATTGTTACATCTACAACAAG CCTGGAGATGACATAGTCTTAATGGCAGAAGCTCTGGAGAAGCTCTTCTTGCAGAAAATCAACGAACTGCCCACAGAAGAAACTGAGATCATGATAGTCCAGGCAAAAGGAAGAGGAcgtgggaggaaggaagcag GGACCGCAAAACCTGGTGTCTCTACGGTACCAAACGCAACGCAAGCGTCGACTCCTCCACAGACCCAGACCCCTCAGCAGAATGCTCCATCTGTGCAGGCCACacctcaccccttccccaccgTCACCCCAGACCTCATCGTCCAGACCCCTGTTATGACAGTGGTGCCTCCCCAGCCACTGCAGACGCCCCCACCAGTGCCCCCCCAGCCACCACCTCCACCTGCGCCAGCCCCCCAGCCCGTGCAGAGCCACCCACCCATCATCGCAGCCACCCCACAGCCTGTGAAG ACAAAGAAGGGGGTTAAGAGGAAAGCagacaccaccacccccaccaccatcgACCCCATTCATGAGCCGCCCTCACTGCCCCCGGAGCCCAAGACCACCAAGCTGGGCCCCAGGCGGGAGAGCAGCCGGCCTGTTAAGCCCCCGAAGAAGGATGTGCCAGACTCGCAGCAGCACCCAGCGCCGGATAAGAGCAGCAAGGTGTCGGAGCAGCTCAAGTGCTGCAGCGGCATCCTCAAGGAGATGTTCGCCAAGAAGCACGCGGCCTACGCCTGGCCCTTTTATAAGCCCGTGGACGTGGAGGCGCTGGGCCTGCATGACTActgtgacatcatcaagcaccccATGGACATGAGCACAATCAAG TCTAAACTGGAGGCCCGTGAGTACCGTGATGCTCAGGAATTTGGTGCTGATGTCCGATTAATGTTCTCCAACTGCTACAAGTATAACCCTCCTGACCATGAGGTGGTAGCCATGGCCCGCAAGCTCCAG GATGTGTTCGAGATGCGCTTTGCCAAGATGCCGGATGAGCCTGAGGAGCCTGTGGTGGCTGTGTCCTCCCCAGCGGTGCCACCCCCCACCAAGGTTGTGGCCCCGCCCTCATCCAGTGACAGCAGCAGCGATAGTTCCTCAGACAGTGACAGCTCAACTGATGACTCCGAGGAAGAGCGAGCCCAACGGCTGGCCGAGCTCCAGGAgcag CTCAAAGCCGTGCACGAGCAGCTTGCAGCCCTTTCGCAGCCCCAGCAgaacaaaccaaagaaaaaggagaaagacaaaaaggaaaagaaaaaagaaaagcacaaaaagaaagaggaagtggAAGAGAATAAGAAAAGCAAAGCCAAGGAACTTCCTCCCAAAAAGACCAAGAAAAATAACAGCAGTAACAGCAACACGAG CAAGAAGGAGCCAGCACCCATGAAGAGTAAGCCCCCTCCTGCATACGAGTCAGAGGAGGAGGACAAGTGCAAGCCCATGTCGTATGAGGAGAAGCGGCAGCTTAGCCTGGACATCAACAAGCTCCCAGGCGAGAAGCTGGGCCGTGTGGTGCACATCATCCAGTCGCGGGAGCCATCACTCAAGAACTCCAATCCAGATGAGATCGAGATTGACTTTGAGACCCTAAAGCCGTCCACCCTGCGTGAACTGGAGCGCTATGTCACCTCCTGTTTGCGGAAGAAAAGGAAACCTCAAG CTGAGAAAGTTGATGTGATTGCCGGCTCCTCCAAGATGAAGGGCTTCTCGTCCTCCGAGTCGGAGAGCACCAGCGAGTCCAGCTCCTCTGACAGCGAAGACTCTGAAACAG GTCCTGCCTAA
- the BRD4 gene encoding bromodomain-containing protein 4 isoform X4, whose product MSAESGPGTRLRNLPVMGDGLETTQMSTTQAQAQPQQANTASTNPPPPETSNPNKPKRQTNQLQYLLKVVLKTLWKHQFAWPFQQPVDAVKLNLPDYYKIIKTPMDMGTIKKRLENNYYWNAQECIQDFNTMFTNCYIYNKPGDDIVLMAEALEKLFLQKINELPTEETEIMIVQAKGRGRGRKEAGTAKPGVSTVPNATQASTPPQTQTPQQNAPSVQATPHPFPTVTPDLIVQTPVMTVVPPQPLQTPPPVPPQPPPPPAPAPQPVQSHPPIIAATPQPVKTKKGVKRKADTTTPTTIDPIHEPPSLPPEPKTTKLGPRRESSRPVKPPKKDVPDSQQHPAPDKSSKVSEQLKCCSGILKEMFAKKHAAYAWPFYKPVDVEALGLHDYCDIIKHPMDMSTIKSKLEAREYRDAQEFGADVRLMFSNCYKYNPPDHEVVAMARKLQDVFEMRFAKMPDEPEEPVVAVSSPAVPPPTKVVAPPSSSDSSSDSSSDSDSSTDDSEEERAQRLAELQEQLKAVHEQLAALSQPQQNKPKKKEKDKKEKKKEKHKKKEEVEENKKSKAKELPPKKTKKNNSSNSNTSKKEPAPMKSKPPPAYESEEEDKCKPMSYEEKRQLSLDINKLPGEKLGRVVHIIQSREPSLKNSNPDEIEIDFETLKPSTLRELERYVTSCLRKKRKPQAEKVDVIAGSSKMKGFSSSESESTSESSSSDSEDSETGMRR is encoded by the exons ATGTCTGCGGAGAGCGGTCCTGGGACAAGACTGAGAAATCTGCCAGTAATGGGGGATGGACTAGAAACTACCCAGATGTCTACAACGCAGGCCCAGGCCCAACCCCAGCAAGCCAACACAGCCAGCACCAATCCCCCGCCCCCGGAGACTTCCAACCCCAACAAGCCCAAGAGACAGACCAACCAACTGCAATATCTGCTCAAAGTGGTGCTCAAGACACTATGGAAACACCAATTTGCGTGGCCTTTCCAGCAGCCTGTGGACGCCGTCAAGCTAAACCTCCCT GATTACTATAAGATCATTAAAACGCCTATGGATATGGGAACAATAAAGAAGCGCTTGGAAAACAACTATTACTGGAATGCTCAGGAATGTATCCAGGACTTCAACACTATGTTTACAAATTGTTACATCTACAACAAG CCTGGAGATGACATAGTCTTAATGGCAGAAGCTCTGGAGAAGCTCTTCTTGCAGAAAATCAACGAACTGCCCACAGAAGAAACTGAGATCATGATAGTCCAGGCAAAAGGAAGAGGAcgtgggaggaaggaagcag GGACCGCAAAACCTGGTGTCTCTACGGTACCAAACGCAACGCAAGCGTCGACTCCTCCACAGACCCAGACCCCTCAGCAGAATGCTCCATCTGTGCAGGCCACacctcaccccttccccaccgTCACCCCAGACCTCATCGTCCAGACCCCTGTTATGACAGTGGTGCCTCCCCAGCCACTGCAGACGCCCCCACCAGTGCCCCCCCAGCCACCACCTCCACCTGCGCCAGCCCCCCAGCCCGTGCAGAGCCACCCACCCATCATCGCAGCCACCCCACAGCCTGTGAAG ACAAAGAAGGGGGTTAAGAGGAAAGCagacaccaccacccccaccaccatcgACCCCATTCATGAGCCGCCCTCACTGCCCCCGGAGCCCAAGACCACCAAGCTGGGCCCCAGGCGGGAGAGCAGCCGGCCTGTTAAGCCCCCGAAGAAGGATGTGCCAGACTCGCAGCAGCACCCAGCGCCGGATAAGAGCAGCAAGGTGTCGGAGCAGCTCAAGTGCTGCAGCGGCATCCTCAAGGAGATGTTCGCCAAGAAGCACGCGGCCTACGCCTGGCCCTTTTATAAGCCCGTGGACGTGGAGGCGCTGGGCCTGCATGACTActgtgacatcatcaagcaccccATGGACATGAGCACAATCAAG TCTAAACTGGAGGCCCGTGAGTACCGTGATGCTCAGGAATTTGGTGCTGATGTCCGATTAATGTTCTCCAACTGCTACAAGTATAACCCTCCTGACCATGAGGTGGTAGCCATGGCCCGCAAGCTCCAG GATGTGTTCGAGATGCGCTTTGCCAAGATGCCGGATGAGCCTGAGGAGCCTGTGGTGGCTGTGTCCTCCCCAGCGGTGCCACCCCCCACCAAGGTTGTGGCCCCGCCCTCATCCAGTGACAGCAGCAGCGATAGTTCCTCAGACAGTGACAGCTCAACTGATGACTCCGAGGAAGAGCGAGCCCAACGGCTGGCCGAGCTCCAGGAgcag CTCAAAGCCGTGCACGAGCAGCTTGCAGCCCTTTCGCAGCCCCAGCAgaacaaaccaaagaaaaaggagaaagacaaaaaggaaaagaaaaaagaaaagcacaaaaagaaagaggaagtggAAGAGAATAAGAAAAGCAAAGCCAAGGAACTTCCTCCCAAAAAGACCAAGAAAAATAACAGCAGTAACAGCAACACGAG CAAGAAGGAGCCAGCACCCATGAAGAGTAAGCCCCCTCCTGCATACGAGTCAGAGGAGGAGGACAAGTGCAAGCCCATGTCGTATGAGGAGAAGCGGCAGCTTAGCCTGGACATCAACAAGCTCCCAGGCGAGAAGCTGGGCCGTGTGGTGCACATCATCCAGTCGCGGGAGCCATCACTCAAGAACTCCAATCCAGATGAGATCGAGATTGACTTTGAGACCCTAAAGCCGTCCACCCTGCGTGAACTGGAGCGCTATGTCACCTCCTGTTTGCGGAAGAAAAGGAAACCTCAAG CTGAGAAAGTTGATGTGATTGCCGGCTCCTCCAAGATGAAGGGCTTCTCGTCCTCCGAGTCGGAGAGCACCAGCGAGTCCAGCTCCTCTGACAGCGAAGACTCTGAAACAG GAATGCGGAGGTGA